A single genomic interval of Juglans regia cultivar Chandler chromosome 1, Walnut 2.0, whole genome shotgun sequence harbors:
- the LOC108998599 gene encoding uncharacterized protein LOC108998599 isoform X6, with amino-acid sequence MNDQGSDDLPPGWTVEVKVRKNGKRDKLYTDPISGYVFRSMKDVSRYLETGELGRLAFKPKDKVSIGVELECDSTSSHDVAKKQKLALSIPGKQIICDQSPKLNDMAKDEQIPKSACTVKCLPFSEHTSDQSGRLDIHLSSSNLLEAKVSEQIKGKSDSAESLFVSAHAVGFIPDNQSLRNEGTIHEVGKAQLGMRKPKNKKEYNLPRRASKRLAGLDIDPTPELKTSRARRIVVKQSGEAGASTPPCCSPGSLAPWESQQPTQLEGELEAESNVDSSKSTKVLESTNRTHSYADSTTPVEHTGKAQREHKDEQKQQSSTASPVRNAAILEEHAGKVEKGKENNEKPDIPIELPSMDLWSDPCIQFAIKTLTGVGVDNPKSTELSAISTNSQHATGDLATLAFPEQTKVEAKIKGDMKQGCPVVLPFQNLATPKQHAWKVENKYSDYEKPGSPLNMTSCDSWMDPCIDFAIKTLTGAIPVDCVLDIHNSFQSQQSSSQTQTSSGLTSSNVAFNNSCQTDFFCQQFDTLEKPDYRHQALVDPVLLQTGHAGLQNSGTTVLHQQSEGRGSRGNRCQ; translated from the exons ATGAATGACCAGGGTTCAGATGACCTTCCGCCGGGTTGGACCGTGGAGGTGAAAGTGAGAAAGAACGGTAAAAGAGATAag CTCTACACTGATCCTATCAGTGGATATGTTTTTCGCTCTATGAAGGATGTATCTCGCTATCTTGAAACTGGGGAATTAGGAAGGCTTGCGTTTAAGCCAAAGGACAAAGTCAGCATTGGTGTAGAATTGGAATGTGATAGCACCTCT TCACATGATGTTGCAAAGAAGCAGAAATTAGCACTAAGTATCCCTGGGAAACAGATAATTTGTGATCAGAGCCCAAAGCTCAATGATATGGCAAAGGATGAACAGATACCTAAATCTGCGTGTACAGTGAAATGCCTTCCTTTCTCTGAGCACACTTCTGATCAGT CAGGGAGGCTGGACATTCATTTGAGCAGCTCAAACCTGCTGGAAGCCAAGGTTTCAGAGCAGATAAAAGGGAAGAGTGATTCTGCTGAAAGTTTGTTTGTTTCTGCTCATGCTGTTGGATTTATTCCGGATAATCAATCATTGAGAAATGAGGGGACAATACATGAAGTTGGAAAGGCCCAACTTGGTATGCGcaaacctaaaaataaaaaagaatataactTGCCTCGTCGAGCTTCAAAACGACTGGCTGGACTTGATATTGATCCAACCCCAGAACTAAAAACTAGTCGAGCCCGGCGAATTGTTGTTAAGCAGTCAGGGGAGGCAGGGGCTAGTACACCTCCATGTTGTTCCCCTGGTAGTTTGGCTCCTTGGGAATCCCAGCAGCCTACTCAGCTTGAGGGTGAGCTGGAAGCAGAGAGTAATGTTGACAGCTCTAAAAGCACAAAAGTGTTGGAGTCCACCAATAGAACACATAGTTATGCAGACTCGACTACTCCAGTAGAGCATACTGGAAAGGCACAAAGAGAGCATAAGGATGAGCAAAAGCAACAATCCTCTACTGCTTCGCCTGTGAGGAATGCAGCTATTTTGGAAGAACATGCTGGAAAGGtcgaaaaagggaaagaaaacaatgaGAAACCAGATATTCCTATCGAACTGCCTTCCATGGATCTATGGTCTGATCCATGCATCCAATTTGCTATAAAGACTCTCACTGGAGTAGGTGTTGACAATCCCAAAAGCACAGAACTGTCAGCGATATCAACCAATAGTCAGCATGCTACTGGGGACTTGGCTACTTTAGCTTTTCCAGAGCAAACTAAGGTAGAAGCAAAAATTAAGGGTGACATGAAGCAAGGATGCCCAGTTGTTTTGCCTTTCCAGAACCTAGCTACTCCAAAGCAGCATGCTTGGAAGGTTGAAAATAAGTACAGCGACTATGAGAAGCCTGGATCACCTCTCAATATGACCTCTTGTGATTCATGGATGGACCCATGCATAGACTTCGCCATAAAAACTTTGACTGGTGCAATTCCAGTGGATTGTGTTCTTGATATTCATAACTCCTTTCAGTCACAACAAAGCTCATCGCAAACCCAAACAAGTAGTGGCTTGACCTCATCAAATGTTGCTTTCAATAATTCTTGTCAAACTGATTTTTTTTGTCAGCAGTTTGACACTCTGGAGAAACCTGATTATAGGCATCAAGCTCTGGTAGATCCTGTATTACTGCAAACAGGGCATGCTGGCTTACAGAATTCAGGTACCACTGTTCTCCACCAACAAAGTGAAGGGAGAGGATCAAGAGGCAATAGATGCCAATAA
- the LOC108998599 gene encoding uncharacterized protein LOC108998599 isoform X1, whose product MNDQGSDDLPPGWTVEVKVRKNGKRDKVVVEKAIAEGLPPGWIKEVRVTKKGHKIRKDPVLNLYFLFLLYTDPISGYVFRSMKDVSRYLETGELGRLAFKPKDKVSIGVELECDSTSSHDVAKKQKLALSIPGKQIICDQSPKLNDMAKDEQIPKSACTVKCLPFSEHTSDQSGRLDIHLSSSNLLEAKVSEQIKGKSDSAESLFVSAHAVGFIPDNQSLRNEGTIHEVGKAQLGMRKPKNKKEYNLPRRASKRLAGLDIDPTPELKTSRARRIVVKQSGEAGASTPPCCSPGSLAPWESQQPTQLEGELEAESNVDSSKSTKVLESTNRTHSYADSTTPVEHTGKAQREHKDEQKQQSSTASPVRNAAILEEHAGKVEKGKENNEKPDIPIELPSMDLWSDPCIQFAIKTLTGVGVDNPKSTELSAISTNSQHATGDLATLAFPEQTKVEAKIKGDMKQGCPVVLPFQNLATPKQHAWKVENKYSDYEKPGSPLNMTSCDSWMDPCIDFAIKTLTGAIPVDCVLDIHNSFQSQQSSSQTQTSSGLTSSNVAFNNSCQTDFFCQQFDTLEKPDYRHQALVDPVLLQTGHAGLQNSGTTVLHQQSEGRGSRGNRCQ is encoded by the exons ATGAATGACCAGGGTTCAGATGACCTTCCGCCGGGTTGGACCGTGGAGGTGAAAGTGAGAAAGAACGGTAAAAGAGATAag GTTGTAGTTGAGAAAGCTATAGCAGAAGGATTACCTCCAGGATGGATCAAAGAAGTCAGAGTAACAAAAAAGGGTCATAAGATCAGAAAAGACCCGGTACTCAACCTCTACTTCCTTTTTCTG CTCTACACTGATCCTATCAGTGGATATGTTTTTCGCTCTATGAAGGATGTATCTCGCTATCTTGAAACTGGGGAATTAGGAAGGCTTGCGTTTAAGCCAAAGGACAAAGTCAGCATTGGTGTAGAATTGGAATGTGATAGCACCTCT TCACATGATGTTGCAAAGAAGCAGAAATTAGCACTAAGTATCCCTGGGAAACAGATAATTTGTGATCAGAGCCCAAAGCTCAATGATATGGCAAAGGATGAACAGATACCTAAATCTGCGTGTACAGTGAAATGCCTTCCTTTCTCTGAGCACACTTCTGATCAGT CAGGGAGGCTGGACATTCATTTGAGCAGCTCAAACCTGCTGGAAGCCAAGGTTTCAGAGCAGATAAAAGGGAAGAGTGATTCTGCTGAAAGTTTGTTTGTTTCTGCTCATGCTGTTGGATTTATTCCGGATAATCAATCATTGAGAAATGAGGGGACAATACATGAAGTTGGAAAGGCCCAACTTGGTATGCGcaaacctaaaaataaaaaagaatataactTGCCTCGTCGAGCTTCAAAACGACTGGCTGGACTTGATATTGATCCAACCCCAGAACTAAAAACTAGTCGAGCCCGGCGAATTGTTGTTAAGCAGTCAGGGGAGGCAGGGGCTAGTACACCTCCATGTTGTTCCCCTGGTAGTTTGGCTCCTTGGGAATCCCAGCAGCCTACTCAGCTTGAGGGTGAGCTGGAAGCAGAGAGTAATGTTGACAGCTCTAAAAGCACAAAAGTGTTGGAGTCCACCAATAGAACACATAGTTATGCAGACTCGACTACTCCAGTAGAGCATACTGGAAAGGCACAAAGAGAGCATAAGGATGAGCAAAAGCAACAATCCTCTACTGCTTCGCCTGTGAGGAATGCAGCTATTTTGGAAGAACATGCTGGAAAGGtcgaaaaagggaaagaaaacaatgaGAAACCAGATATTCCTATCGAACTGCCTTCCATGGATCTATGGTCTGATCCATGCATCCAATTTGCTATAAAGACTCTCACTGGAGTAGGTGTTGACAATCCCAAAAGCACAGAACTGTCAGCGATATCAACCAATAGTCAGCATGCTACTGGGGACTTGGCTACTTTAGCTTTTCCAGAGCAAACTAAGGTAGAAGCAAAAATTAAGGGTGACATGAAGCAAGGATGCCCAGTTGTTTTGCCTTTCCAGAACCTAGCTACTCCAAAGCAGCATGCTTGGAAGGTTGAAAATAAGTACAGCGACTATGAGAAGCCTGGATCACCTCTCAATATGACCTCTTGTGATTCATGGATGGACCCATGCATAGACTTCGCCATAAAAACTTTGACTGGTGCAATTCCAGTGGATTGTGTTCTTGATATTCATAACTCCTTTCAGTCACAACAAAGCTCATCGCAAACCCAAACAAGTAGTGGCTTGACCTCATCAAATGTTGCTTTCAATAATTCTTGTCAAACTGATTTTTTTTGTCAGCAGTTTGACACTCTGGAGAAACCTGATTATAGGCATCAAGCTCTGGTAGATCCTGTATTACTGCAAACAGGGCATGCTGGCTTACAGAATTCAGGTACCACTGTTCTCCACCAACAAAGTGAAGGGAGAGGATCAAGAGGCAATAGATGCCAATAA
- the LOC108998599 gene encoding uncharacterized protein LOC108998599 isoform X9 — translation MKDVSRYLETGELGRLAFKPKDKVSIGVELECDSTSSHDVAKKQKLALSIPGKQIICDQSPKLNDMAKDEQIPKSACTVKCLPFSEHTSDQSGRLDIHLSSSNLLEAKVSEQIKGKSDSAESLFVSAHAVGFIPDNQSLRNEGTIHEVGKAQLGMRKPKNKKEYNLPRRASKRLAGLDIDPTPELKTSRARRIVVKQSGEAGASTPPCCSPGSLAPWESQQPTQLEGELEAESNVDSSKSTKVLESTNRTHSYADSTTPVEHTGKAQREHKDEQKQQSSTASPVRNAAILEEHAGKVEKGKENNEKPDIPIELPSMDLWSDPCIQFAIKTLTGVGVDNPKSTELSAISTNSQHATGDLATLAFPEQTKVEAKIKGDMKQGCPVVLPFQNLATPKQHAWKVENKYSDYEKPGSPLNMTSCDSWMDPCIDFAIKTLTGAIPVDCVLDIHNSFQSQQSSSQTQTSSGLTSSNVAFNNSCQTDFFCQQFDTLEKPDYRHQALVDPVLLQTGHAGLQNSGTTVLHQQSEGRGSRGNRCQ, via the exons ATGAAGGATGTATCTCGCTATCTTGAAACTGGGGAATTAGGAAGGCTTGCGTTTAAGCCAAAGGACAAAGTCAGCATTGGTGTAGAATTGGAATGTGATAGCACCTCT TCACATGATGTTGCAAAGAAGCAGAAATTAGCACTAAGTATCCCTGGGAAACAGATAATTTGTGATCAGAGCCCAAAGCTCAATGATATGGCAAAGGATGAACAGATACCTAAATCTGCGTGTACAGTGAAATGCCTTCCTTTCTCTGAGCACACTTCTGATCAGT CAGGGAGGCTGGACATTCATTTGAGCAGCTCAAACCTGCTGGAAGCCAAGGTTTCAGAGCAGATAAAAGGGAAGAGTGATTCTGCTGAAAGTTTGTTTGTTTCTGCTCATGCTGTTGGATTTATTCCGGATAATCAATCATTGAGAAATGAGGGGACAATACATGAAGTTGGAAAGGCCCAACTTGGTATGCGcaaacctaaaaataaaaaagaatataactTGCCTCGTCGAGCTTCAAAACGACTGGCTGGACTTGATATTGATCCAACCCCAGAACTAAAAACTAGTCGAGCCCGGCGAATTGTTGTTAAGCAGTCAGGGGAGGCAGGGGCTAGTACACCTCCATGTTGTTCCCCTGGTAGTTTGGCTCCTTGGGAATCCCAGCAGCCTACTCAGCTTGAGGGTGAGCTGGAAGCAGAGAGTAATGTTGACAGCTCTAAAAGCACAAAAGTGTTGGAGTCCACCAATAGAACACATAGTTATGCAGACTCGACTACTCCAGTAGAGCATACTGGAAAGGCACAAAGAGAGCATAAGGATGAGCAAAAGCAACAATCCTCTACTGCTTCGCCTGTGAGGAATGCAGCTATTTTGGAAGAACATGCTGGAAAGGtcgaaaaagggaaagaaaacaatgaGAAACCAGATATTCCTATCGAACTGCCTTCCATGGATCTATGGTCTGATCCATGCATCCAATTTGCTATAAAGACTCTCACTGGAGTAGGTGTTGACAATCCCAAAAGCACAGAACTGTCAGCGATATCAACCAATAGTCAGCATGCTACTGGGGACTTGGCTACTTTAGCTTTTCCAGAGCAAACTAAGGTAGAAGCAAAAATTAAGGGTGACATGAAGCAAGGATGCCCAGTTGTTTTGCCTTTCCAGAACCTAGCTACTCCAAAGCAGCATGCTTGGAAGGTTGAAAATAAGTACAGCGACTATGAGAAGCCTGGATCACCTCTCAATATGACCTCTTGTGATTCATGGATGGACCCATGCATAGACTTCGCCATAAAAACTTTGACTGGTGCAATTCCAGTGGATTGTGTTCTTGATATTCATAACTCCTTTCAGTCACAACAAAGCTCATCGCAAACCCAAACAAGTAGTGGCTTGACCTCATCAAATGTTGCTTTCAATAATTCTTGTCAAACTGATTTTTTTTGTCAGCAGTTTGACACTCTGGAGAAACCTGATTATAGGCATCAAGCTCTGGTAGATCCTGTATTACTGCAAACAGGGCATGCTGGCTTACAGAATTCAGGTACCACTGTTCTCCACCAACAAAGTGAAGGGAGAGGATCAAGAGGCAATAGATGCCAATAA